From a single Hymenobacter sp. YIM 151500-1 genomic region:
- a CDS encoding BlaI/MecI/CopY family transcriptional regulator, with protein MSKPSIPKPTDSELEILQVLWQHGPSTVRFVNDELSRRRDVGYTTTLKLLQLMLEKGLVLRAEDSKTHVYRAAVREEETQGLLLDRFVESTFGGSAMKLVMQALGNRRTSREELAQIRRLLNDIEIKNDSTPPSTPDAP; from the coding sequence ATGAGTAAACCGTCCATTCCTAAGCCTACCGATTCGGAGCTGGAGATTTTGCAGGTGCTGTGGCAGCACGGCCCCAGCACGGTCCGGTTCGTGAACGACGAGCTGAGCCGCCGCCGCGACGTGGGCTACACCACCACGCTCAAGCTCTTACAGCTCATGCTGGAGAAAGGCCTCGTGCTACGGGCCGAGGACAGCAAAACCCACGTGTACCGCGCCGCCGTGCGCGAGGAAGAAACCCAAGGGCTGCTGCTCGACCGGTTTGTGGAGTCCACGTTTGGGGGCTCGGCCATGAAGCTGGTCATGCAGGCCCTGGGCAACCGCCGCACTTCCCGCGAGGAACTGGCCCAAATCCGGCGCCTGCTCAATGACATCGAGATTAAAAACGATTCAACTCCACCCTCAACCCCCGACGCTCCATGA
- a CDS encoding 4'-phosphopantetheinyl transferase family protein — translation MPLHSLSPASATAVLGLWQLTESAEELWQWLPESSWPHYLARWPAGRDADRGRQWLAGRVLARQLLRELNDTPALLHADAHGRPFFAEVPGYGVSLSHSGEWVAGLVCTRGGVGIDIELVRPKAKQLAPRFLSEAERADAGDDLVKHSLYWSAKETLYKLHSRRGLVFKEQLLLNPFRLREAGVLTGHLLLENSRSQHPVHYLQPSPGYVLTYALAEASCA, via the coding sequence ATGCCTTTGCATTCCCTTTCTCCCGCTTCTGCTACGGCGGTGCTGGGGCTGTGGCAGCTGACGGAATCGGCTGAGGAGCTGTGGCAGTGGCTGCCCGAAAGCTCCTGGCCGCACTACCTGGCCCGCTGGCCGGCGGGGCGCGACGCCGACCGGGGCCGGCAGTGGCTGGCCGGGCGCGTGCTGGCCCGGCAGCTGCTGCGGGAGCTGAACGACACTCCGGCCCTGCTGCACGCCGATGCCCACGGCCGGCCCTTCTTTGCCGAAGTGCCCGGCTACGGGGTTTCGTTGTCGCACTCCGGGGAGTGGGTGGCGGGACTAGTTTGCACCCGAGGGGGCGTTGGCATAGATATTGAACTAGTGCGGCCCAAAGCCAAACAGTTGGCCCCGCGGTTTCTGTCGGAAGCGGAGCGGGCCGATGCCGGCGACGACCTTGTGAAGCACAGCTTGTACTGGAGTGCCAAAGAAACCTTGTACAAGCTGCACAGTCGCCGGGGCCTGGTGTTCAAAGAGCAGCTGTTGCTCAATCCGTTTAGGCTGCGGGAGGCCGGTGTGTTGACGGGACACCTGCTCCTCGAAAACTCCCGCAGCCAACACCCGGTCCACTACTTGCAACCAAGTCCGGGCTACGTCCTAACTTACGCCTTAGCCGAGGCGAGTTGCGCCTGA
- a CDS encoding DivIVA domain-containing protein, whose translation MKITALDIRQKTFEKAFRGLDKDEVQAFLLTLSQQWERMGDENRELRLKLDHATQEVSKMREVETSLYRTLKTAEDTGNSITEQAQRDAQLRIREAQLQAEQLLADARQKARSVVEEAYQQAERTVADMQKEVNGLGQECQRLENVLDGLVRDLHHLAADALEKVEKARARPKASTAAILSRAASVKVNRTDARDDSPKTAASMHVHTPASASAAAVASAPVASPSSFAPREAAPERTAAASLAPQPTGYNPKPGQQPDPGAPARTTGPEIERPGGPAENPGISPAPHVDPVAPTHVPDPTGPRIEPTAPDIQPIGPGHPEITQPSPATHPGLSAASLGEKSFFDEI comes from the coding sequence ATGAAAATTACCGCCCTCGATATCCGGCAGAAAACCTTCGAAAAAGCCTTTCGAGGATTAGATAAAGACGAAGTGCAGGCCTTCCTGCTTACTCTCTCTCAGCAGTGGGAGCGGATGGGCGACGAAAACCGGGAGCTGCGCCTCAAGCTCGACCACGCCACCCAGGAAGTAAGCAAGATGCGCGAGGTGGAAACCAGCCTCTACCGCACCCTGAAAACCGCCGAAGACACCGGCAACAGCATCACCGAGCAGGCCCAGCGCGACGCCCAGCTGCGCATCCGCGAAGCCCAGCTCCAGGCCGAGCAGCTCCTGGCCGACGCCCGCCAGAAAGCCCGCTCCGTAGTGGAAGAAGCCTACCAGCAGGCCGAGCGCACCGTGGCCGACATGCAGAAAGAGGTGAACGGCCTGGGCCAGGAGTGCCAGCGCCTCGAAAACGTGCTCGACGGCCTCGTGCGCGACCTGCACCACCTGGCCGCCGACGCCCTGGAAAAAGTGGAAAAGGCCCGCGCCCGCCCCAAAGCCAGCACGGCGGCCATCCTTTCGCGGGCAGCCAGCGTAAAGGTAAACCGGACCGATGCTCGGGACGATTCACCTAAAACTGCCGCTTCCATGCACGTTCATACGCCTGCTTCCGCCTCGGCTGCTGCTGTAGCTTCGGCTCCTGTTGCCTCGCCTTCCTCTTTCGCGCCCCGCGAAGCCGCCCCAGAGCGGACCGCCGCTGCCAGCCTGGCGCCGCAGCCCACCGGTTACAACCCCAAGCCTGGCCAGCAGCCCGATCCGGGCGCCCCGGCCCGCACCACTGGTCCGGAGATTGAGCGGCCCGGTGGCCCGGCCGAGAATCCGGGCATTTCTCCCGCCCCGCACGTCGATCCAGTGGCTCCCACGCACGTGCCCGACCCCACCGGACCCCGCATCGAGCCCACCGCTCCCGATATTCAGCCCATCGGCCCCGGCCACCCCGAAATCACCCAGCCCTCGCCGGCCACTCATCCGGGGTTGTCGGCCGCCAGCCTGGGCGAGAAGTCGTTTTTCGACGAGATATAA
- a CDS encoding carbohydrate binding family 9 domain-containing protein: protein MRTVLCMMGWLWLAGAGLAHGQTAPAAAKPAAPTLAPKRQLQAVRTATAPKIDGQLDEAVWQTAPVADHFIEQQPTPGRPEKHPTEVRVLYDDENLYIGARMQDVSQDSILRELSQRDDIGNSDWFGVFLDTYHDRLNGYGFIVTPGGVQVDSRYSPAAGEDGAWNAVWESRTQVNEREWVAELRIPYSAIRFAKAPEQLWGVNFGRQRRSTRQSFWWNEVKPEVDGFVNQWGELQGLQNLVPPLRLSLTPYVGYYLNHYPYNQPDQRNTSTSITGGADVKWGINESFTLDATLVPDFGQVISDNQVLNLSPFEVQFQENRQFFTEGTELFNKGNIFYSRRVGATPIGFYGVQGQLNPGEEVVKNPSVTRLINATKISGRTSKGLGVGIFNAISNNEYATVRHEGTREERDILTQPLTNYNIVVLDQSLKNNSFASLINTNVTRQGTTYDANVTGGLLRLANKKNTHALDVRGFYSRRRGQLFNSERRVDDQDGYKYYVNYGKISGKFTWNVDHGIESHTYNPNDLGLLFANNSIEQSVNFGYNIYSPFWKVNRLNTYWGASYQLLEKPTRYQEAFLYWGGSTTFTKNFLSTWINFDLAPTTRDFFDPRVEPIGRYFVRQPGNFGINGGMSSDYRKKLAYDVYYGTRFFGPDSRVVGGDVRRGRRNLALTVAPRYRVNNHLNFRYEASYQLNLNQIGYAGGLDSMSYPLDRPFMKNFNGDVLLGRRRVSTVTNTLNAGYTFTNNLSFTIRARHYMSHVRYRDFSRLRPNGEEEATDYQRNRNTTFNAFNVDAFLTWWFAPGSQVSVVWKNSTASFLQAEEALPQYFSNFNNTINTPHNNSVSVRVLYFLDYLMLKPKRKL, encoded by the coding sequence ATGCGTACCGTGTTGTGTATGATGGGCTGGCTGTGGCTGGCCGGTGCCGGGTTGGCCCACGGCCAAACAGCTCCGGCAGCCGCCAAGCCCGCGGCGCCCACCCTGGCTCCCAAGCGGCAGCTGCAAGCCGTGCGCACGGCCACGGCCCCTAAGATTGACGGGCAGCTCGACGAAGCCGTGTGGCAGACGGCCCCGGTGGCTGACCACTTCATTGAGCAGCAGCCCACGCCCGGCCGCCCCGAAAAGCACCCCACCGAAGTGCGCGTGCTCTACGACGACGAAAACCTCTACATCGGGGCCCGGATGCAGGACGTCAGCCAGGACTCGATTCTGCGGGAGCTGAGCCAGCGCGACGACATCGGCAACTCCGACTGGTTTGGGGTGTTTCTGGACACCTACCACGACCGGCTAAACGGATACGGCTTTATCGTGACGCCGGGCGGCGTGCAGGTGGACTCGCGCTACTCGCCGGCCGCCGGCGAGGACGGGGCCTGGAACGCAGTGTGGGAGTCGCGCACACAGGTGAACGAGCGGGAGTGGGTGGCCGAGCTGCGCATTCCGTACTCGGCCATTCGGTTTGCCAAGGCGCCTGAGCAGCTTTGGGGAGTAAACTTCGGGCGGCAGCGCCGCAGCACCCGCCAATCGTTTTGGTGGAACGAGGTGAAGCCCGAGGTAGATGGCTTTGTGAACCAGTGGGGCGAGCTGCAGGGGCTGCAAAACCTGGTGCCGCCCCTGCGCCTCTCGCTCACGCCCTACGTGGGGTACTACCTCAACCACTACCCCTACAATCAGCCCGACCAGCGCAACACCAGCACCAGCATCACGGGCGGCGCCGATGTGAAGTGGGGCATCAACGAAAGCTTCACCCTCGACGCCACCCTGGTGCCCGACTTCGGCCAGGTTATCAGCGACAACCAGGTGCTCAACCTCTCGCCCTTCGAAGTGCAGTTCCAGGAAAACCGGCAGTTTTTCACTGAAGGCACCGAGCTGTTCAACAAGGGCAACATCTTCTACTCGCGGCGGGTGGGTGCCACGCCCATCGGCTTCTACGGCGTGCAGGGCCAGCTGAATCCGGGCGAGGAAGTAGTGAAGAATCCGTCGGTAACGCGGCTGATCAACGCCACCAAAATATCGGGGCGTACCAGCAAGGGCCTGGGCGTGGGCATATTCAACGCTATCAGCAACAACGAGTACGCCACCGTGCGCCACGAAGGCACCCGTGAGGAACGGGACATTCTGACCCAGCCCCTGACCAACTACAACATCGTGGTGCTGGACCAGTCGCTCAAGAACAACTCTTTCGCCTCCCTCATCAACACCAACGTGACGCGCCAGGGCACCACCTACGACGCCAACGTGACCGGCGGGCTATTGCGCCTGGCCAACAAGAAAAACACCCACGCCCTGGATGTGCGCGGCTTTTATTCGCGCCGGCGCGGGCAGCTCTTCAACTCCGAAAGGCGGGTGGATGACCAGGACGGCTACAAATACTACGTGAACTACGGCAAGATTTCCGGCAAATTCACCTGGAACGTGGACCACGGCATCGAGTCGCACACCTACAACCCCAACGACCTGGGCCTGCTGTTCGCCAACAACTCCATCGAGCAGTCCGTCAACTTCGGCTACAACATCTACTCGCCTTTCTGGAAGGTGAACCGCCTGAACACGTACTGGGGCGCCAGCTACCAGCTCCTGGAAAAGCCCACCCGCTACCAGGAGGCCTTTCTGTACTGGGGCGGCAGCACCACCTTCACCAAAAATTTTCTTTCCACGTGGATCAACTTCGACCTCGCGCCCACCACGCGCGACTTTTTCGACCCGCGCGTAGAGCCGATTGGGCGCTACTTCGTGCGGCAGCCGGGCAACTTCGGCATAAACGGCGGCATGTCGTCGGACTACCGCAAGAAGCTGGCCTACGACGTGTACTACGGAACCCGCTTCTTCGGCCCCGATAGCCGGGTGGTGGGCGGCGACGTCCGCCGGGGCCGGCGCAACCTGGCGCTGACCGTGGCTCCTCGCTACCGGGTCAACAACCACCTCAATTTCCGCTATGAAGCCAGCTACCAGCTTAATCTGAACCAGATTGGCTACGCTGGCGGCCTCGACTCGATGAGCTACCCGCTGGACCGGCCGTTTATGAAGAACTTCAACGGCGACGTGTTGCTGGGGCGGCGGCGCGTGTCCACCGTCACCAACACGCTGAACGCGGGCTACACCTTCACCAACAACCTGTCGTTTACCATCCGGGCCCGCCACTACATGAGCCACGTGCGCTACCGCGACTTCAGCCGCCTGCGCCCCAACGGCGAGGAAGAAGCCACCGATTACCAGCGCAACCGCAACACCACCTTCAACGCCTTCAACGTGGACGCCTTCCTGACCTGGTGGTTTGCGCCCGGCTCCCAGGTATCGGTGGTGTGGAAGAACTCGACGGCCTCGTTTCTGCAAGCCGAAGAAGCCCTGCCGCAGTATTTCAGCAATTTCAACAACACCATCAACACCCCGCACAACAACTCCGTGTCGGTGCGGGTGCTTTATTTCCTCGACTACCTCATGCTCAAGCCTAAGCGGAAGTTGTGA
- a CDS encoding transglutaminase-like domain-containing protein, with amino-acid sequence MTNKEIKALISLLDDPEVAPQIQERIQTLGESIIPFLEESWEETLDPQQQQRLEDLIHHLQFEGLQQRLRVWRDSGGENLLEGMWLLNSYQYPDADLQSLNRAIEQLRFEAWTLLQPAMHPADQVQALNHVLFRTHKFAANTQNFHSPANSMLHRVLETRRGNPLTLCVIYLLVAQRLGLPVFGVNLPNLFVLTYRSENRQVEPFYINCYNRGLILSRTDIEHYIAQLNLTPNDMFYEPCSHIDIVRRALRNLQLSFEKLQEPAKAAEVAILLNILTDEAGPTTDGPDEQ; translated from the coding sequence ATGACCAACAAAGAAATCAAAGCCCTTATCTCCCTGCTCGACGACCCCGAAGTTGCCCCGCAGATTCAGGAGAGGATTCAAACCCTGGGCGAGAGTATCATTCCGTTTCTGGAAGAATCGTGGGAGGAAACGCTGGACCCCCAGCAGCAGCAGCGCCTCGAAGACCTGATTCATCACCTGCAATTCGAGGGCCTGCAGCAGCGCCTGCGCGTGTGGCGCGACTCGGGCGGCGAAAACCTGCTGGAAGGCATGTGGCTGCTCAACTCCTACCAGTACCCCGACGCCGACTTGCAGAGCCTCAACCGCGCCATCGAGCAGCTGCGCTTCGAGGCCTGGACCCTGCTCCAGCCCGCCATGCACCCCGCCGACCAGGTGCAGGCCCTCAACCATGTGCTGTTCCGGACCCACAAGTTCGCGGCCAACACTCAGAACTTTCACTCGCCGGCCAACTCCATGCTGCACCGGGTACTAGAAACCCGCCGCGGCAACCCATTGACCCTGTGCGTAATCTATCTGCTGGTAGCTCAGCGCCTGGGCTTGCCGGTGTTTGGCGTGAACCTGCCCAATCTGTTCGTGCTGACCTACCGCTCCGAAAACCGGCAGGTGGAACCGTTCTACATCAACTGCTACAACCGGGGGCTGATTTTGTCGCGCACCGATATTGAGCACTACATTGCCCAGCTCAATCTCACCCCCAACGACATGTTCTACGAGCCCTGCTCCCACATCGACATTGTGCGCCGGGCCCTACGCAACCTGCAACTCAGCTTCGAGAAGCTGCAAGAACCCGCCAAAGCCGCCGAAGTAGCCATTCTGCTCAACATCCTCACCGACGAAGCCGGCCCCACCACGGACGGCCCTGATGAACAGTAG
- a CDS encoding M56 family metallopeptidase — MNWLEHVLPPALVRALGWTLVHSLWQGAVVALALAGLLLVLRRHRATVRYTASAVALVLLLGLAAATFARYYLAHPTPDTSDQAMAGFLVGDEAAVRADGIVPVAMTEAAVAELNAEAVLTVDPEPTGLRSWLAYFDNNLPVLVAAWLLGLLAMTLRLLGGLAYVQRLRRYRVQPLAAEWQERLAVLADRAGLKQPVELLESALVRVPVVVGYLRPVVLLPLGTVSGLSTAYLEAILAHELAHVQRRDYVLNLVQSVAETLFFYHPAVWFITACLRTERENCCDDIATSLVGGNPLTVARALAALAELSAAPETPTQLALSALGPDGSVLGRIRRLVQGRTAPTFSEGVLAACVVLGGLVLLTSAVALADPRPASPEASTDEGTLARLPFLETQSAADTTKRNTTAAPAAPAPLMPKTPAVVESDAAVRVQTDDDGPRRNKRNASAQQPMIIVNPGTHRGGAGTVVIEKDKKGRVTNLTVNGQPVEAASSRKKGKGGSRVEVVQVPDYRGGWANDFSSFDFHFNPDVAQEFNFRGSGIDKAEVARMREQVRKSMADARLRMKENALRFRKGNGQTWSLSSLETDVQRKALVEAERALQNTLKDENLSEEAREQIQEQLEELREERSELRERFREDLEEQVREAEEELHDQQTRRHDEEMQEHARQMQRHAEDMRRLENEGHHEDDDATAVLTRQLRQDGLITDEENFQFSLSPVQMTVNGKKQPTATRDKYLRLWESKSGSKLTKGSININRQSSGRRTGSMPAPLRPLRPARPARPARPSIVPAPPASPAPPAPVAPPAPPAPPRMDTDEIREQLRKDGLVGASDKSFQFQLNDDGLVVNGQKQPAALADKYRRLLDAPDAKGSRRSRNIQISVSE, encoded by the coding sequence ATGAACTGGCTTGAACACGTATTGCCGCCGGCCCTGGTGCGGGCCCTGGGCTGGACCCTGGTTCACTCGCTCTGGCAGGGCGCCGTGGTAGCCCTGGCCCTGGCCGGGCTGCTGCTGGTGCTGCGCCGCCACCGCGCTACGGTGCGCTACACGGCTTCGGCGGTGGCGCTGGTACTGCTGCTGGGACTGGCCGCCGCCACCTTCGCGCGGTACTACCTGGCGCATCCCACCCCCGATACGTCCGACCAGGCCATGGCCGGATTTCTGGTGGGCGACGAAGCCGCCGTGCGCGCCGATGGCATTGTGCCGGTGGCTATGACCGAAGCTGCGGTGGCGGAGCTCAATGCCGAAGCAGTACTAACCGTTGACCCCGAGCCAACCGGCCTACGCAGCTGGCTGGCCTACTTCGACAACAACCTGCCGGTGCTGGTGGCGGCCTGGCTGCTGGGTTTGCTGGCCATGACCCTGCGCCTGCTGGGCGGCCTGGCCTACGTGCAGCGCCTGCGCCGCTACCGGGTGCAGCCCCTGGCCGCCGAGTGGCAGGAGCGCCTGGCGGTACTGGCCGACCGGGCAGGCCTGAAGCAGCCCGTGGAGCTGCTGGAATCGGCGCTGGTGCGGGTGCCGGTAGTGGTGGGCTACCTGCGGCCGGTGGTGCTGCTGCCCCTGGGCACGGTGTCGGGGCTGAGCACGGCCTATCTGGAAGCTATTCTGGCCCACGAGCTGGCCCACGTGCAACGCCGCGACTACGTTCTGAACCTGGTGCAGTCGGTAGCTGAGACGCTGTTTTTCTACCACCCCGCCGTGTGGTTTATCACGGCCTGCCTGCGCACCGAGCGCGAAAACTGCTGCGACGACATAGCTACCAGCCTGGTGGGCGGCAACCCGCTCACCGTGGCCCGCGCCCTGGCTGCCCTGGCCGAGCTGAGCGCCGCGCCCGAGACGCCGACCCAGCTGGCGCTGTCGGCGCTGGGGCCCGACGGCTCGGTGCTGGGCCGCATCCGGCGGCTGGTGCAGGGCCGCACGGCCCCCACGTTTTCGGAAGGCGTGCTGGCGGCTTGCGTAGTGCTGGGCGGGCTGGTGCTGCTGACCTCGGCCGTGGCCCTGGCCGACCCGCGCCCCGCTTCGCCCGAGGCTTCCACCGACGAGGGTACCCTGGCCCGCCTGCCCTTCCTGGAAACTCAGTCCGCCGCCGACACCACCAAGCGCAACACCACGGCCGCTCCCGCGGCTCCGGCGCCCCTCATGCCCAAAACGCCGGCCGTGGTGGAGTCGGATGCGGCCGTGCGAGTGCAAACCGACGACGACGGCCCGCGCCGGAACAAGCGCAACGCTTCTGCCCAGCAGCCGATGATTATCGTCAACCCCGGCACCCACCGGGGCGGGGCGGGTACCGTAGTCATCGAGAAAGACAAAAAAGGCCGCGTAACCAATCTGACGGTGAATGGCCAGCCAGTGGAAGCCGCCAGCAGCCGGAAAAAAGGCAAGGGCGGCAGCCGGGTCGAAGTGGTGCAGGTGCCCGACTACCGCGGCGGCTGGGCCAACGACTTCTCCAGCTTCGACTTCCACTTCAACCCGGACGTTGCGCAGGAATTCAACTTCCGGGGCTCGGGGATAGACAAGGCGGAAGTAGCACGTATGCGGGAGCAGGTGCGGAAAAGCATGGCCGATGCTCGGCTGCGCATGAAAGAAAACGCCCTGCGCTTCCGGAAAGGCAACGGGCAAACTTGGTCCCTGAGCTCCCTCGAGACTGACGTGCAGCGAAAAGCACTGGTGGAAGCCGAACGCGCCCTGCAAAACACGCTCAAAGACGAAAACCTGAGCGAAGAGGCGCGTGAGCAAATACAGGAGCAACTAGAGGAGCTGCGCGAGGAGAGAAGTGAGTTGCGGGAACGGTTTCGGGAAGACCTGGAGGAGCAGGTACGGGAGGCAGAAGAGGAGCTGCATGACCAGCAGACGCGCCGCCACGACGAAGAGATGCAGGAACACGCCCGGCAAATGCAGCGCCACGCCGAAGACATGCGCCGCCTGGAAAACGAAGGCCACCACGAAGACGATGATGCCACGGCCGTGCTTACCCGGCAGCTGCGCCAGGATGGGCTGATTACGGATGAGGAAAACTTTCAGTTCAGCCTCAGCCCCGTGCAAATGACCGTCAACGGCAAAAAGCAGCCCACTGCCACCCGCGACAAATACCTGCGTCTGTGGGAAAGCAAGTCGGGAAGCAAGCTGACCAAGGGCTCCATCAACATCAACCGTCAGTCGTCGGGCCGCCGTACGGGCTCGATGCCCGCCCCGCTGCGGCCCCTGCGCCCGGCCCGGCCCGCCAGACCCGCCCGGCCCAGTATAGTCCCGGCTCCGCCGGCCTCGCCCGCGCCACCGGCTCCCGTTGCCCCCCCGGCTCCGCCCGCGCCGCCGCGCATGGACACCGACGAAATTAGGGAGCAGCTGCGCAAAGACGGGCTGGTTGGAGCCTCGGACAAAAGCTTTCAGTTTCAGCTAAACGATGATGGGCTGGTTGTGAACGGCCAAAAGCAGCCGGCTGCCCTGGCCGACAAGTACCGGCGCCTGTTGGATGCCCCGGATGCCAAAGGCAGCCGCCGCAGCCGCAACATTCAGATTTCAGTAAGCGAATAG
- a CDS encoding WD40 repeat domain-containing protein, with amino-acid sequence MPFLHRPQVHKLAALTGHRDCVYALAGMPGAGAFYSAGADGLVAAWSTNEPERDGELVAKVDNSVYALLHLPAAGLLVLGHNFQGVQAIDLEARKLAYATALPPVPIFDLVADIARQRLYAALGDGTLAVLRLADFQVETLLRLSDKSLRCLALHETRGELAVGGSDWRVRILDADTLTVKHVVEGATNSVFTAAYSPDGHYLLTAGRDAHLRAWDVEAGYQEHRTLVAHMFTINHLAFSPDGSLLATCSMDKSIKLWDAATLDLLRVVDRARHAGHGTSVNKLFWPAQQNRLVSCSDDRTLAVWQLSAE; translated from the coding sequence ATGCCTTTTCTGCACCGTCCCCAGGTTCATAAGCTTGCTGCTCTGACCGGCCACCGCGACTGTGTGTATGCGCTGGCGGGTATGCCGGGGGCGGGTGCCTTTTACTCGGCGGGGGCCGATGGCCTGGTGGCAGCGTGGAGCACCAATGAGCCGGAGCGCGACGGGGAACTGGTGGCTAAAGTCGACAACTCGGTGTACGCCCTGCTGCACCTGCCCGCGGCCGGCCTGCTGGTGCTGGGCCACAACTTTCAGGGCGTGCAGGCTATTGACTTAGAAGCCCGAAAGCTGGCCTACGCCACGGCTTTGCCACCCGTTCCCATCTTTGACCTTGTAGCAGATATAGCCCGGCAGCGCCTGTACGCGGCCCTCGGCGACGGTACGCTGGCGGTGCTGCGCCTGGCTGATTTTCAGGTGGAAACCTTGCTACGCTTGTCCGACAAAAGCCTGCGCTGCCTGGCCCTGCACGAAACCCGCGGCGAGCTGGCCGTGGGCGGCTCCGACTGGCGCGTGCGCATCCTCGACGCCGACACACTCACGGTAAAGCACGTGGTGGAGGGCGCCACCAACTCGGTATTCACGGCCGCTTACTCGCCCGACGGCCACTACCTGCTCACGGCCGGGCGCGACGCCCACCTGCGCGCCTGGGACGTGGAGGCCGGCTACCAGGAGCACCGCACGCTGGTGGCACACATGTTTACCATCAACCACCTGGCCTTCTCGCCCGATGGCAGCCTGCTGGCTACGTGTAGCATGGACAAAAGCATTAAGCTCTGGGATGCGGCTACGCTGGACCTGCTGCGGGTGGTAGACCGGGCCCGCCACGCCGGCCACGGCACCTCGGTAAACAAGTTATTTTGGCCGGCCCAGCAGAATCGGCTAGTTTCGTGTAGCGACGACCGAACCCTGGCCGTGTGGCAGCTGAGTGCCGAGTAG
- a CDS encoding redoxin domain-containing protein — MSRRKITLIAAAALLLCTVAAGAVRAQGSRSVPDFSLKNDTNAEVALRSYAGSKAVVVVFVNPTCAFSKLYQNRLTSLATTYGAQGVQFLFVNAPINLEDSADAGEAEKLKIKTTGGADLPLLTDEGQKVSTLLGATKTPEVVVLQPVGSGFAVRYKGAIDDNAQVEGYVKERYVQQALDNLLAGRPVGVPDKRAAGCLIKR; from the coding sequence ATGTCTCGTCGAAAAATAACGCTGATTGCCGCCGCGGCCTTGCTGCTCTGTACCGTTGCTGCCGGAGCAGTTCGGGCCCAGGGCAGCCGCTCGGTTCCGGATTTCAGCCTGAAAAATGACACCAATGCCGAGGTGGCCCTGCGAAGCTACGCCGGCAGCAAGGCCGTGGTGGTGGTATTCGTGAACCCGACCTGCGCGTTTTCCAAGCTTTACCAGAATCGCCTTACCTCGCTGGCTACCACCTACGGCGCCCAAGGCGTGCAGTTTCTGTTCGTCAACGCTCCTATTAATCTGGAAGACAGCGCCGATGCTGGCGAAGCTGAGAAGCTGAAAATCAAAACCACCGGCGGCGCCGACCTGCCCCTGCTCACCGACGAAGGCCAGAAAGTGAGCACTCTGCTGGGCGCCACTAAAACCCCCGAAGTAGTAGTGCTTCAACCTGTCGGCAGCGGATTTGCCGTGCGCTACAAAGGCGCCATCGACGATAACGCCCAGGTGGAAGGCTACGTCAAGGAGCGCTACGTGCAACAAGCCCTCGACAACCTGCTGGCCGGCCGCCCCGTCGGCGTCCCCGACAAACGCGCCGCTGGCTGTTTGATTAAGCGGTAG
- the folB gene encoding dihydroneopterin aldolase, giving the protein MGQIALEGMEFFAFHGYYDEEQKIGNKYGVDLYIDTDLHAAAASDQLRETVNYEVLYRVVAEEMRAPARLLEHLGHRVMDRVLEEFPYIQGVQVIVSKFNPPLGGICQRARVTLARRR; this is encoded by the coding sequence ATGGGCCAGATTGCGCTGGAAGGAATGGAGTTTTTCGCGTTCCACGGCTATTACGACGAGGAGCAGAAAATCGGCAATAAATACGGCGTCGACCTCTACATCGACACCGACCTGCACGCGGCGGCTGCCTCCGACCAGCTGCGCGAAACCGTGAACTACGAGGTGCTGTACCGCGTGGTGGCCGAAGAAATGCGCGCCCCGGCCCGCCTGCTAGAGCACCTCGGCCACCGCGTCATGGACCGGGTGCTGGAGGAGTTTCCCTATATCCAGGGCGTGCAGGTCATCGTGTCGAAGTTCAACCCCCCGCTGGGCGGCATCTGCCAGCGTGCCCGCGTCACGCTTGCGCGGCGGCGCTAA